In the Nicotiana tabacum cultivar K326 chromosome 16, ASM71507v2, whole genome shotgun sequence genome, one interval contains:
- the LOC142170455 gene encoding secreted RxLR effector protein 161-like, with protein MENANSIGTPMSPTTMLNEDSNGKSVDETMYRGMIGSLLYLTASRPDIMFSVFKCARFQLAPKEFHLTNVKRIIRYFIGTSELGLCYAHSNNFALRGFLDADFVGDKIDRKSTSGTCQLLRNALVSWHSKKQNCIALSTTECHMFVNKFCAHSRAKHIEIKHHFIRDYVAKGDIVLELISTESQLADIFTKSLLEERFFVYYGKSLV; from the exons ATGGAGAATGCTAATTCTATTGGAACTCCAATGAGTCCAACAACGATGCTTAATGAAGACAGCAATGGAAAAAGTGTTGATGAAACTATGTATAGAGGAATGATTGGATCTTTattatatctcactgctagtcgaccagatattatgtttagtgttTTCAAGTGTGCAAGATTTCAGTTGGCTCCTAAGGAATTCCATCTTACTAATGTTAAACGTATTATAAGATACTTCATTGGTACCTCTGAACTAGGATTATGTTATGCTCATTCTAACAATTTTGCTTTAAGAGGATTTTTAGATGCAGATTTTGTAGGTGATAAGATCGACAGGAAAAGTACTAGTGGCACATGTCAACTTTTGAGAAATGCACTAGTTTCTTGGCATAGCAAAAAACAAAATTGTATTGCCTTATCAACAACCGAA TGCCATATGTTTGTCAATAAATTCTGTGCACATTCTAGAGCAAAGCATATAGAAATCAAGCATCACTTTATCCGTGATTATGTTGCTAAAGGTGATATTGTATTAGAGCTCATTAGTACTGAATCTCAACTTgctgatatttttacaaaatctctgtTAGAGGAAAGATTTTTTGTTTACTATGGAAAAAGCTTGGTATAG